A stretch of Thermococcus sp. DNA encodes these proteins:
- a CDS encoding sugar phosphate isomerase/epimerase, producing MIGLSMTAYHWKDLSRFEEWARTAKRAGFDYIEILSEWPHYLSRDNRRLFGEVLESLGMKGTVHAPFSDVNIGSFNERLRQASLEVVRETIELAAELGAISVTIHPGHCSPVSMKNRRRYLEIHRESLRTVAKWGAEYGVRVGVENMPRFPILDAQTCERLRELVEDIEIGVTFDVGHLNTTTGKFERFLDVFRDRIIHVHLHDNSGERDEHLALGDGTVPWVKVIPRLPKTTWTLEVNDIESARRSLEFLKSLH from the coding sequence ATGATCGGGCTGTCCATGACGGCTTATCACTGGAAAGACCTCTCCCGGTTTGAGGAATGGGCCAGGACTGCGAAGAGAGCTGGCTTCGATTACATCGAAATCCTGAGTGAATGGCCGCACTACCTGAGCAGGGACAACCGCCGCCTTTTTGGGGAAGTCCTAGAGTCCCTCGGCATGAAAGGAACCGTCCATGCCCCCTTCAGCGACGTCAACATAGGCTCGTTCAACGAGAGGCTGAGGCAGGCCTCGCTGGAAGTGGTCAGGGAAACCATAGAGCTGGCCGCAGAGCTGGGGGCCATTTCGGTCACTATTCATCCCGGACACTGTTCGCCCGTGAGCATGAAAAACAGAAGGAGATACCTCGAAATACACAGGGAGTCCCTCAGGACAGTTGCTAAATGGGGCGCTGAGTACGGGGTCAGGGTTGGGGTCGAGAACATGCCCCGCTTCCCCATCCTGGACGCCCAGACGTGTGAGAGGCTCCGGGAGCTGGTGGAGGATATTGAGATAGGGGTGACCTTTGACGTCGGTCACCTCAACACCACGACCGGGAAATTCGAGCGTTTCCTCGACGTCTTTAGGGACAGGATAATCCACGTCCACCTCCATGACAACTCCGGAGAAAGGGACGAGCACCTCGCCCTGGGGGACGGAACAGTCCCCTGGGTCAAGGTGATTCCAAGGCTCCCGAAGACGACGTGGACCCTCGAAGTCAACGACATTGAATCTGCCCGGAGAAGCCTCGAATTTTTGAAAAGTCTGCATTGA
- a CDS encoding ATPase: MRLVLRPLFEAELPADFSEVIRSKLMGTEVRTGEEIEVDLLGKPLRFKVLLAEPSPLKVERNTRIDFSTGSAEVVDFEFDEPVSEVIPFDKGFVVVLGRKVLILNHTGQKIYSDEFDDLNGVRVSKGTVVIIHGGSKIRLVKP; this comes from the coding sequence ATGAGGCTCGTTCTAAGGCCCCTCTTCGAGGCCGAACTGCCGGCGGACTTCAGCGAGGTCATACGGAGCAAGCTCATGGGCACAGAGGTCAGAACGGGGGAGGAGATTGAGGTGGACCTTCTCGGAAAGCCGCTGCGCTTTAAGGTTCTCCTGGCCGAGCCTTCACCGCTGAAAGTCGAGAGAAATACAAGGATAGATTTCTCGACGGGGAGCGCCGAGGTCGTGGACTTTGAGTTTGACGAGCCGGTGAGTGAGGTGATCCCCTTCGATAAGGGGTTCGTCGTTGTGCTCGGAAGAAAGGTTCTGATTCTGAACCACACCGGGCAAAAGATTTATAGCGACGAGTTCGATGACCTTAACGGAGTTAGGGTCTCCAAAGGAACTGTGGTGATAATCCATGGGGGAAGCAAAATCAGGCTCGTTAAGCCTTGA
- a CDS encoding magnesium transporter: MAVIGGEVRAELREKVREAYRVTLPSLFTSQIFGLFGGTFLGKYFEVIRTQFPGLLVVLPGMMGLRGNVFGSMASRFSTMLYLGDLEPSLRDKKVLKEIVLRMLISLIPIFLLWAIGVATGIKKNALDVLLIVITSTILVSFILGYFTSFVTIFSFRRGTDPDSVAAPLVASMGDFLTVPSLVLFILLIEESPKAFRLFNYTMILLFLIVAAISRVRKAEFLELKQVFITITGLALLSTISGSLLARFSGIIQASVVLSFIYPSLLSSFGNYGSIIAAKTSTKLHLGEIESFLCPKAFTDILALFATAPVIGTTMLIIGIALVKLTTGMTVPRSAWLVALTYPFMALFIMLYSYTISYFIFQKNIDPDHVAIPLISNNSDIFGTLYVVLMAKMIAGG; this comes from the coding sequence ATGGCAGTGATCGGCGGAGAGGTCAGGGCAGAGCTGAGGGAGAAGGTCAGGGAAGCCTACAGGGTTACGCTACCGTCCCTGTTCACCTCACAGATATTCGGCCTCTTCGGGGGCACTTTTCTGGGCAAGTACTTTGAAGTGATAAGGACCCAGTTTCCCGGCCTTCTCGTGGTTCTTCCTGGTATGATGGGCCTCCGCGGGAACGTTTTTGGTTCAATGGCCTCGCGCTTCTCCACGATGCTCTACCTCGGTGACCTTGAACCTTCCCTGCGTGACAAAAAGGTTCTCAAGGAGATAGTCCTTAGGATGCTCATCTCGCTCATCCCCATCTTCCTTCTCTGGGCCATCGGCGTCGCCACTGGAATAAAGAAGAACGCCCTTGACGTCCTCCTCATAGTCATAACCTCTACGATACTGGTTTCCTTCATCCTGGGCTACTTCACATCCTTCGTGACGATATTCTCCTTCAGGCGCGGTACCGACCCTGACAGTGTTGCCGCTCCGCTCGTCGCCTCGATGGGTGACTTCCTGACCGTTCCATCACTCGTCCTCTTCATCCTCCTCATAGAAGAGTCCCCCAAAGCTTTCAGGCTCTTCAACTACACTATGATACTCCTCTTCCTCATCGTGGCCGCTATAAGCAGGGTAAGGAAGGCGGAGTTCCTTGAGCTGAAGCAGGTCTTCATCACGATAACCGGCCTTGCACTTCTATCCACCATATCAGGTTCGCTGCTGGCCAGGTTCAGCGGGATCATCCAGGCCTCGGTGGTACTGAGCTTTATCTATCCCTCGCTTCTCAGCTCCTTCGGGAACTACGGGTCGATTATAGCAGCCAAGACCTCGACGAAGCTCCACCTCGGTGAGATAGAGAGCTTCCTCTGTCCGAAGGCCTTCACCGACATACTCGCCCTCTTTGCGACGGCGCCAGTCATAGGAACCACAATGCTCATCATAGGAATAGCCCTCGTAAAGCTGACGACGGGAATGACCGTTCCACGCTCGGCCTGGCTCGTTGCCCTAACGTACCCCTTCATGGCCCTCTTTATAATGCTCTACTCCTACACGATATCCTATTTCATCTTCCAGAAGAACATCGACCCAGACCACGTGGCGATACCCCTCATATCCAACAACAGCGACATATTCGGCACGCTTTATGTCGTGCTTATGGCTAAAATGATAGCGGGTGGTTGA
- the nth gene encoding endonuclease III: MGEAKSGSLSLEKFTFDEGWEEKKKRAEKIVEILMETHPREKLLIGDPYRTLIHCIISQRMRDEVTYKVWKELFRRYDDIESIAKTPVEEMQEFLRRSGVGLWKTKGEWIVKASRIILEKYGGKVPDDIGELMKLPGIGRKCANIVLAYGFGRQAIPVDTHVNRISKRLGLAPPRVAPEKVEEYLAELIPYEKWIYVNHAMVDHGKRICHPLRPKCDSCPLRELCPYAKGLVTDADIKGKARG; encoded by the coding sequence ATGGGGGAAGCAAAATCAGGCTCGTTAAGCCTTGAGAAGTTCACCTTTGACGAGGGCTGGGAGGAGAAGAAAAAAAGGGCTGAAAAAATCGTCGAGATTCTGATGGAAACCCATCCAAGGGAGAAGCTCCTAATCGGCGACCCTTACCGGACACTGATACACTGCATAATCTCACAGCGCATGAGGGACGAGGTGACATATAAGGTCTGGAAGGAGCTCTTCAGGAGATACGACGACATTGAGAGCATAGCGAAAACTCCCGTCGAGGAGATGCAGGAGTTTCTGAGAAGGAGCGGGGTTGGCCTCTGGAAGACCAAGGGAGAGTGGATAGTGAAGGCCTCCCGGATAATACTCGAAAAATACGGCGGAAAGGTGCCGGACGACATCGGCGAGCTCATGAAGCTGCCCGGCATCGGGAGGAAGTGCGCCAACATAGTCCTGGCTTACGGCTTCGGCAGGCAGGCGATTCCGGTCGACACCCACGTCAACAGGATAAGCAAGCGCCTCGGCCTCGCCCCGCCGAGGGTCGCCCCTGAGAAGGTGGAGGAGTACCTGGCGGAGCTCATCCCCTACGAGAAGTGGATCTACGTCAACCACGCGATGGTCGACCACGGGAAGAGGATATGCCACCCCCTAAGGCCTAAGTGCGACTCCTGCCCGCTGAGGGAGCTGTGCCCCTACGCTAAGGGACTGGTAACGGACGCGGATATAAAGGGGAAGGCTCGGGGTTAG
- a CDS encoding potassium channel family protein has translation MNELEQIRNCLIEMKDLSSLMVDLAFSSVMYNSEDIAEEVYLLEERMDELTLRVKRLALLLAKKEDDPLKLLSVIDMAEINEQISDAAYKISDLVLRDVEPHPIIRRIMEDTEEELGRVTVRKGSILHGKTLEQLKLPSKIGTRILAIKRGSRYIYNPGRNDTIQEGDVLIAVGSDLDRLRKLAGEEVEEEE, from the coding sequence ATGAATGAGCTTGAGCAGATTAGGAACTGCCTCATCGAGATGAAGGACCTCTCCTCACTTATGGTCGACCTTGCCTTCTCGTCGGTCATGTACAACAGCGAGGACATCGCGGAAGAGGTCTACCTCCTCGAAGAGCGCATGGATGAGCTCACACTCAGGGTCAAAAGGCTCGCCCTGCTCCTCGCCAAGAAGGAGGACGACCCGCTGAAGCTCCTCAGCGTCATCGACATGGCGGAGATAAACGAGCAGATAAGCGATGCCGCCTACAAGATATCCGACCTCGTGCTGAGGGACGTCGAGCCCCACCCGATAATCAGGAGGATAATGGAGGACACCGAGGAGGAGCTCGGCAGGGTAACTGTCAGGAAGGGCTCCATCCTCCACGGCAAGACCCTCGAACAGCTCAAACTCCCCAGCAAAATTGGAACCAGGATACTGGCGATAAAGAGGGGGAGCAGGTACATCTACAACCCCGGAAGGAACGACACGATACAGGAGGGGGACGTCCTCATAGCCGTCGGCTCCGACCTCGACAGGCTGAGGAAGCTTGCGGGAGAGGAAGTTGAGGAAGAGGAATAA
- a CDS encoding potassium channel family protein has translation MEEWDEIEVPRNVKDIFVEMKNTAELMVDLAYSSILFNEEEMAEEVLELEEYLDLLNYHLMVHAVLAARNPKEAEQITSILHMAHAIDDMSNAAADLAKMVLEGVELHPVITEAILGSEEIIGKIYVSADSVLVGRTLEELDLATNTGVWIVAVRRGKRWIFDPDGDFKIFPGDILIGRGTATSIDYLKEIARGNIKVMGNE, from the coding sequence GTGGAAGAGTGGGACGAAATCGAGGTTCCCAGGAACGTTAAGGACATCTTCGTGGAGATGAAGAACACGGCTGAGCTGATGGTTGACCTGGCCTACTCCTCGATACTCTTCAACGAGGAGGAGATGGCCGAGGAAGTGCTTGAGCTTGAGGAGTACCTCGATCTGCTCAACTACCACCTCATGGTTCACGCGGTTCTGGCCGCGAGAAACCCCAAGGAGGCTGAGCAGATAACCTCCATACTCCACATGGCGCACGCGATAGATGACATGTCAAACGCTGCCGCAGACCTGGCGAAGATGGTTCTGGAAGGTGTGGAGCTTCACCCGGTCATAACCGAGGCTATACTGGGAAGCGAGGAGATAATAGGTAAAATCTACGTCTCCGCCGATTCGGTGCTGGTGGGCAGAACCCTGGAGGAGCTCGACCTTGCAACCAACACAGGTGTGTGGATCGTGGCTGTGAGACGTGGAAAGCGCTGGATCTTCGACCCCGACGGGGACTTCAAGATATTTCCCGGGGACATTCTCATCGGGAGGGGAACGGCCACGTCAATAGACTACCTCAAGGAGATAGCGAGGGGCAACATCAAGGTGATGGGCAATGAATGA